The Polyodon spathula isolate WHYD16114869_AA chromosome 3, ASM1765450v1, whole genome shotgun sequence genome has a segment encoding these proteins:
- the LOC121307644 gene encoding uncharacterized protein LOC121307644: MDSSSFINALRRFLSIRGPAKQIRSDCGTNFIGACRELKMEAVQSDKEVQEYLSDKGCTWVFNPPHSSHMGGSWERMIGITRRILDSMLLKVGPSRLTHKVLITFMAEVSAIVHARPLVPVSTDPDFPLILTPATLLTQKVAVVPPPQGEFNEKDLFSRQWRQVQSLANTFWHRWRKEYLPTLQSRRKWQKEKPNLKERDIVMLTDSQVKRNDWPMGIVVKTFPGRDGKVRKVEVKTARQGSCKTFLRPVSETVLLFSPETDK, translated from the coding sequence ATGGATTCCTCAAGTTTCATAAATGCTCTGCGACGGTTCCTTTCCATCAGAGGACCAGCCAAACAAATCAGGTCCGACTGTGGTACAAACTTTATCGGGGCCTGCAGAGAGCTGAAGATGGAGGCCGTTCAGAGTGACAAGGAGGTCCAAGAGTACCTGAGTGACAAAGGGTGTACTTGGGTCTTCAACCCACCACACTCATCTCATATGGGAGGCAGCTGGGAGAGAATGATTGGCATTACGAGGCGCATCCTGGATTCCATGCTGCTGAAGGTGGGTCCATCCAGGCTTACTCACAAAGTCCTGATTACTTTCATGGCGGAAGTCTCAGCCATCGTGCATGCTCGTCCATTGGTTCCTGTGTCCACGGATCCAGACTTCCCCCTCATCTTGACGCCAGCGACACTCCTCACCCAAAAGGTTGCTGTAGTTCCTCCTCCCCAAGGTGAATTCAACGAGAAAGACCTCTTCAGCCGGCAGTGGAGGCAAGTTCAAAGCCTTGCCAACACCTTCTGGCACCGCTGGAGAAAAGAGTATCTTCCTACCCTGCAGAGCCGTAGGAAGTGGCAGAAAGAGAAACCCAACCTTAAGGAGAGAGACATTGTGATGCTGACAGACAGTCAAGTGAAAAGGAATGACTGGCCCATGGGCATCGTTGTGAAGACCTTTCCTGGCAGAGATGGGAAAGTAAGAAAGGTTGAAGTCAAGACAGCAAGACAGGGGTCATGCAAGACCTTTCTGCGTCCAGTTTCAGAGACTGTCCTACTCTTCTCTCCAGAGACTGATAAGTAA
- the LOC121307651 gene encoding patched domain-containing protein 3-like, with the protein MGRCVCRTDCIEKPICAAFYKLGHFVGSHPWWFLVIPLLISGGLGAGFYFLKEYEANDIEEQFTPLDGPAKGERDVVQKFFPQNDSDFSSQRLYTEGTYASLIAVSRENILTETAFKEIIELDNTVKDITSDNNTYLDLCAKTNNECVPNAILEIIHYNAGEIADINLTYPMYKTNIFLGSTVGGVDIKGHVVDKATAIRLFYYLRDDEAGKSNLWLEEFQKVFSEYLTENKTLQVSYFTSLSRQQEFEGNSKKVIPLFSITYFLAIFFSIVSCLRFDCVRNKAWVATFGVLSAGLAVLSAFGMLLYCGMPFAMTVANAPFLILGIGVDDMFIMISCWQQTKVHDSVADRLAETYKEAAVSITITTLTDVLAFYIGIMTPFRSVQSFCLYTGTAVLFCYLYNITFFGAFLALNGKREKGNRHWLTCMKVEQDCPAGRSKGYSMCCVGGAYDADTGCEKEQPVYMFFKRYYGPFLTNTWTKVFVVLLYGGYLASSIYGCLQMQEGIDLRNLAYDGSYVVNYYDDEDAYFSEYGPRVMVVVTEQVEYWNKDVRQEIESCLKVLEKHLYVDASLSVSWLRIYENFSRLLNISLNNETVFKDNLKFILPTFKQDISISNDDIIASRFFIQTINITTPIKEKNMLNELREDVKNCVVPVLVYHPAFIYFDQYVVIVSNTIQNIAVATAVMLVIALLLIPNPLCSLWVTFAIGSVIVGVAGFMSFWNVNLDSISMINLVICIGFSVDFSAHISYAFVSNSKRDVNEKAVDALYTLGYPIVQGAVSTILGVVVLAAAESYIFRTFFKIMFLVILFGAVHGLTFLPVFLTFFGVCSKTGEVTSKKQSDVKDNESRNCIDGADHKESRYALTFTNHGLEQDDRAGPAAVDGRDVAISNAFGHPVTTSSHSLKREPYKRKAAEMHADLHLDPDCP; encoded by the exons ATGGGTAGATGTGTATGCCGCACAGACTGTATAGAGAAGCCAATCTGCGCAGCTTTTTATAAATTAGGGCATTTTGTAGGATCACATCCCTGGTGGTTTCTAGTGATCCCTTTGCTGATCTCGGGTGGTCTGGGGGCAGGCTTTTATTTTCTGAAGGAGTATGAAGCAAACGACATCGAAGAGCAGTTTACTCCCTTGGATGGCCCTGCAAAGGGGGAGCGAGACGTTGTACAGAAATTCTTCCCTCAGAATGACTCGGACTTTTCCAGCCAGCGGCTCTACACGGAGGGGACCTACGCGTCCCTGATTGCAGTTTCCAGAGAGAACATTTTAACAGAAACtgcatttaaagaaataattGAACTAGACAACACTGTAAAAGACATAACTTCAGACAATAATACATATTTAGATCTGTGTGCTAAAACAAACAACGAATGTGTTCCAAATGCGatattagaaataatacattacaatgcCGGCGAAATAGCAGATATTAATCTTACCTATCCCATGTACAAAACGAACATATTTCTTGGATCGACTGTTGGCGGAGTCGATATAAAAGGTCATGTAGTAGATAAAGCAACAGCAATTAGACTGTTTTACTATTTAAGAGACGACGAGGCGGGAAAAAGCAACTTGTGGCTGGAAGAAtttcaaaaagtattttcagaatacttgacagaaaataaaactctTCAG GTATCGTATTTTACTTCATTATCAAGGCAGCAGGAGTTTGAAGGCAATTCTAAGAAAGTGATCCCATTGTTTTCCATCACGTATTTCCttgccattttcttttcaattgtaTCTTGCTTGAG GTTTGACTGTGTCAGAAATAAGGCATGGGTTGCCACCTTTGGAGTCCTGTCAGCAGGCTTAGCGGTGCTGTCTGCTTTCGGGATGTTGCTGTACTGTGGAATGCCGTTCGCTATGACTGTGGCTAACGCCCCGTTCCTGATCCTAG GGATTGGCGTTGATGACATGTTCATTATGATCTCCTGCTGGCAGCAAACCAAGGTTCATGATTCCGTGGCAGACCGCTTGGCAGAGACGTATAAAGAGGCAGCCGTCTCCATCACCATCACCACTCTGACTGATGTCTTGGCTTTCTACATAGGCATCATGACACCCTTCCGATCGGTGCAGTCGTTTTGCCTCTACACAGGCACTGCAGTTCTGTTCTGCTATCTGTACAACATAACATTCTTTGGAGCTTTCTTGGCTctcaatggaaaaagagaaaaggGCAACAGGCACTGGCTGACGTGCATGAAGGTGGAGCAGGACTGTCCAGCAGGACGCTCTAAAGGGTACAGCATGTGCTGTGTAGGAGGGGCATATGATGCAGACACCGGCTGTGAGAAAGAGCAGCCAGTGTATATGTTCTTTAAGAGGTACTATGGCCCTTTTCTTACAAACACATGGACCAAAGTGTTTGTGGTGTTGCTGTATGGGGGGTACCTGGCTAGCAGTATTTATGGGTGTCTTCAGATGCAGGAAGGTATAGACCTTCGAAATCTGGCGTATGACGGTTCATATGTTGTTAACTACTATGATGATGAGGATGCTTATTTTTCAGAGTATGGACCAAGAGTTATGGTTGTTGTTACAGAACAAGTTGAATATTGGAATAAAGATGTCCGTCAAGAGATTGAAAGTTGTTTGAAAGTGCTTGAAAAACACTTGTATGTTGATGCAAGCCTGTCTGTTTCATGGCTAAGAATATATGAGAATTTCTCTAGATTACTAAATATCAGcttaaataatgaaacagtatttaaagaCAATTTAAAGTTTATTCTTCCAACCTTTAAACAAGACATTAGTATCTCTAATGATGATATTATTGCCTCCCGCTTCTTTATTCAGACCATAAATATTACCACTCCAATCAAGGAAAAGAACATGCTGAACGAGCTGAGAGAGGATGTAAAGAACTGTGTAGTCCCAGTACTGGTTTATCACCCCGCATTCATCTACTTTGACCAGTATGTAGTCATAGTCTCTAACACGATACAGAATATTGCAGTGGCAACTGCAGTAATGTTGGTCATCGCCCTCCTGTTGATTCCCAATCCACTTTGCTCTTTGTGGGTAACGTTTGCCATCGGATCTGTCATTGTTGGTGTTGCCGGCTTCATGTCTTTCTGGAATGTTAACTTGGACTCCATATCTATGATCAATCTGGTCATCTGTATAGGCTTCTCTGTAGACTTTTCTGCACATATTTCCTACGCATTTGTATCAAACAGCAAACGCGATGTAAATGAGAAGGCCGTTGATGCGCTCTATACTCTGGGTTACCCTATAGTCCAGGGGGCAGTTTCTACTATACTGGGTGTCGTTGTTCTGGCTGCAGCTGAAAGCTACATCTTCAGGACATTTTTCAAAATCATGTTCCTGGTCATTCTATTTGGGGCAGTTCATGGTCTCACATTTCTTCCAGTGTTTCTGACCTTCTTTGGGGTTTGTAGCAAGACTGGGGAGGTAACTAGTAAAAAGCAGAGTGATGTGAAAGATAATGAAAGCAGGAATTGCATAGATGGAGCTGATCATAAAGAATCTAGATACGCTCTGACATTTACTAATCATGGCCTTGAACAAGATGATAGAGCAGGCCCAGCTGCTGTTGATGGCAGGGATGTTGCTATTAGTAATGCATTTGGACACCCTGTGACTACCAGCAGCCACAGCCTGAAAAGAGAACCTTATAAAAGGAAAGCAGCTGAGATGCATGCAGATTTACATTTGGATCCAGACTGCCCTTAA